GACCTCGGCCTTTCCGCATCGCGCCAGCAGCGGCCCCAGCACGAGCACCGATGCGCGCATCTTGCGTACGATGTCATAAGGTGCGGTGGTGGAGAGAATTTTCGGCGCCGCGAGCTCCAGGACCGCGCCCAGGCGGTCCTCGTCCGGCTCCTGGACGCTGCGGTCGACGATCTCGACCCCGTGCTGGCCCAGCAGCGCACTCATCGTGCGGATATCGGCCAGACGCGGAACGCCCGTCAACGTCACCGGTTCGTCGGTCAGCAGCGCGGTCGCCATCAACGGCAGTGCCGCATTTTTCGAGCCGCTGATCGGCAGGCGCCCCGTCAGCCGATTACCACCGCGAATGCGAATCCGGTCCATTCATTTACTCCCCTAAATCGGCGTAGCATTGATCAGCGCATTGGGGCCGGCGTCGCCCATTGCCCGGCACCGCATGATGCCCCGCTATAGCCTGGGCAGCGTGACGCCGCGCTGGCCCATATATTTGCCCTGGCGGTTGGCGTACGAGGTCTCGCAGGGCTGGTCGCCCATAAGGAACAGGAACTGGCAGGCCCCCTCATCGGCATAGATCCGGGCCGGCAGGGGCGTCGTGTTGGAGAATTCCAGCGTCACATGGCCTTCCCAGCCCGGCTCAAGCGGGGTGACATTGACGATGATCCCGCACCGGGCATAGGTCGACTTGCCGACGCAGATCACCAGCACATCGTCGGGCACCCGGAAATACTCCACCGTCGACGCCAGCACGAAGCTGTTCGGCGGGATCACGCAGGTCTTGGTCTTGCGGCGGACGAAGCTCGTTTCAGAGAACGCCTTGGGGTCGACGACATCGTTGTCGACATTGGTGAAGATCAGAAACTCATCCTGGACGCGGGCGTCATAGCCATAGGACGACAGTCCATAGGAGATAACGCCGTCGCGATTCTGCTTTTCGACGAACGGCGTGATCATGCCGGTCTCCGCCGCTTTCTCGCGTATCCAGATATCGGACATGATCGTCATGGCCGGCCTTCTCCATATGCTCTTACTGGTTGGGATCGCCGGAATTCGGATTACTGGCGGATCCCGGTTCCTTGTTCGTGCCGCCGTCGTCCGGTCCACCGGATTCCGACCCGCGATCTGCCCGTGCGCCGTTCGTTGCCGTGCTGCGCCGGGCCCGCTGCTGGCTTTTGCGCCGGGCGAGATTGGCCCGCAATGCGGCGGCTTCGCGGGTTTCCCGATCGCCGGACCCACCGGATGCGCGCGATGATGCCATGACCCTCTCCGTCGCCGAAAATAACGCCATCCGTAACGGCGCTCGTTCGCGCGTAACGGATAGCGTAACCGGTATGGTCGTGCGACGTAAAATTGTCCATAGCGGGGCAGATACGCGATGAGCAATAGACCGAAAAAACGGTTGAGTCCCGGGTCATCAAAGTCCTTGCCCCCCGGCACAAGCTGTGGCAGTTTCCGCGCGCATTGGGACGCGGCCCTGCGGGGCCGGGCGTCGGAAGTTTCTTCGCCCCGTCGTAATCTTGATACGGCGCTGCTGTAGCTCAGGGGTAGAGCACTCCCTTGGTAAGGGAGAGGTCGTGGGTTCGATTCCCCCCAGCAGCACCATTTATCCGTAAAAATCAGACTATAAGAATGGCCGACGTGTCCGCCATCCCGGCGCTCGTGCGGAGTCAGTGTGCCACCGATATGACCCATCCCAACGCTTCTACGGATCGCAAAAGCGGGTTCCCGAAGGCCGGGTCGGACAGACTTCGGTGGAACTGCGGGTTATCAGGCAAGACATCCCCGGCACGCTCATACAGGGCATAGGCTGCCGAATGACCCGCCATCAAACCTCCGACACCCCCATCGACACCGTCGCAAGCGAGACCGGTTACACCGAGCCGGCCGCCATCCACCGATACTATTGGGCGGTATAGCCGCCGTCGACGACCAGCTCGCTTCCCGTCACGAATTTCGATTCATCCGACGCCAGATAAAGGATCGCATTGGCGATATCGTCCGGTTCGCCAATGTGGCCAATGGGATGGAGTGAATTCAGATACCGGCGGCCTTCTTCGACGTCGCCCTGGGATTTCAGGAAATTTTCCACCATCGGCGTCCAGATATATCCGGGGTGAACCGAATTCACCCGAATATTATAGCCCGCTTTGCCGCAATGCAGCGCGGCGGACTTGGTGAATATCCGAACGCCGCCTTTGCTGGCGTTATAGGCGGCAAGATTGGGATCGCCGACCAGCCCCTCGATCGACGACAGGTTGATGATCGACCCGCCGCCGGACGTCTTCATCGCGGCGATGGCGTGTTTCGTGCCAAGGAACACACCGTCGAGATTGATCGACATGAGCCGGCGCCAATCTTCCAGCGTGGTCTCTTCTACGGACCCCGAAAGGGCAACGCCGGCGTTATTGACCAGCACATCGAGCTTCCCGGCCATCGCCAGCGCTTGTGACAGAGCCGCGTCCCATCCTTCCTCCGTCGCCACATCGTGCTCGACAAAGTAGGCTTTGCCACCCTCATCGGTGATGGCCTTGACGACCGCCTTGCCCTCCTCAACCTGAATATCGCTCGCGATGATCGTTGCGCCTTCGCGAGCAAGCATTAAGGCCGCCGCCCGGCCGAGACCCAACGCCGCACCGGTCACCATTGCAACTTTACCAGATACACGACCCATCATCCTGCTCCTCAAATATGTCTGACCTGAATTCTGAGCGTGCGGCGGTGGCCCTGCATTGAGCCAGATCAAACAGCGTTAACCTTGATCTGCATCAATGCGCATGACGTCTCCGCCGCTAGACTCGATTTGCCAGCGTGCGGGAATGGGCGGTTTGGTGCTGTGGGGAGTACGATAAATGGAATACCCACCGATCGTGAAATCGCTACGGCCGGGCGAGGTCGAACCGAACCTCCGGCACTACGAGGAATCCTGCGAGACCTTTGACTGGGATGCCGCCCGCGATATGCTGGACGGCCTGCCCGATGAACGCGGCCTCAATATCGCTCACGAAGCCGTGGACCGTCATGCGAACGGAGAGTTGGCCGAGCGCATCGCCATGCGCTGGCTCGGAAAGGACGGCGAACGCCGCGACATCACCTACGCCGAGCTTCGCGACCAGACCAACCGCTTCGCCAATGTGTTGGCAACCCTCGGCGTCGGCAAGGGCGATCGGGTATTCGTCCTGGCAGGGCGCATACCGGAACTTTACATTGCTGCCTTGGGCTGCCTGAAGGCGGGTTGCGTCTTCTGCCCGCTTTTTTCGGCGTTCGGCCCGGAACCGATCAAAGCGCGCATGACCATCGGCGACGGCAAGGTCCTCGTCACGACCGCCGCGCTCTACCGTCGCAAAGTGGCCGGCATTCGCCCTGAACTTCCCTCATTGAAGCACGTCATCGTCGCCGGCGGCGACACGCCGGAGAATACGCTTGCCTTCGGTGAATTGATGGAGGCCGCCTCCCCGGCCTTCACGATCCCGCCGACCGACCCGGAGGATCCGGCACTCCTGCACTTTACCAGCGGGACCACCGGTCGGCCCAAAGGCGCCGCGCACGTCCATCAGGCGGTGGTAATGCACCACATCACCGGCAGGCTGGCACTGGACCTGCATGATCGCGACGTCTTCTGGTGCACGGCTGACCCCGGATGGGTGACCGGCACGTCCTATGGCATCATCGCACCGCTGACCAACGGGGTGACGATGATCGTCGACGAGGCCGAGTTCGACGCCGATCGTTGGTATCGCATCCTTCAGGATCAAGCGGTCACCGTCTGGTACACGGCGCCAACGGCAATTCGGATGCTGATGAAAGTCGGCGTCGAGGCCATGCGCAACGCCGATCTGAGCCGGCTGCGCTTCATGTGCAGCGTCGGAGAGCCCCTGAACCCCGAGGCCGTCGTATGGAGCGTCAAGGCATTCGGGATGCCGTTTCACGATAACTGGTGGCAGACCGAAACCGGCGGCATCATGATCGCAAACTATGCGGACATGGACGTTCGACCCGGATCGATGGGCAAGCCCTTGCCCGGCATCCAGGCTGGTGTCGTTCGCCGCAATGACGACGGCACGATCACTGAAATCACCGATCCGGGCGTCGAGGGTGAGCTTGCCTTGCGTGCGGGCTGGCCGTCGATGTTCCGCGCCTACCTCAACGAGGAAGAGCGTTACCGAAAATGTTTTGCTGACGGCTGGTATCTGAGCGGGGACCTCGCAAGGCGGGACAGCGATGGCTACTACTGGTTCGTTGGCCGATCCGACGACGTCATCAAGTCCGCCGGGCATCTCATCGGCCCCTTCGAAGTCGAAAGCGTCCTTATGGAACACCCGGCCGTCGCCGAAGCCGCCGTGATCGGAAAACCCGACCCGGTGGCCATGGAAACGGTCAAGGCCTTCGTCAGCCTGAAGCCCGGCTACAAGCCGGACGAGGCGTTGCGGCGCGACCTGATGGGGCACGCACGCAAACGGTTGGGTCCGGCTGTTTCGCCCAGGGAAATAGACTTTGTGGCGAGCGTTCCCAAGACCCGCAGCGGCAAGATCATGCGCCGCTTGCTGAAAGCAAGGGAACTGGGGCTGCCGGAAGGCGATACGTCCACCCTGGAGGACAGCTGATGAGCGAGAAAATCCATCTGGATCACGACCACGCTCATCATCTGATGAAAGCCATGCTGCGCATACGCCGGTTCGAGGAGAAATGCGCGGAATTATACAGCGGCGGGAAGATCCGCGGTTTCCTGCATCTCTATATCGGCGAGGAAGCCGTAGCGGTTGGCGTCATGGAAGCCATCGGGCCTCAGGATACCGTGGTCGCGACCTATCGCGAGCACGGCCAGGCCCTGGCCCGGGGCGTTCCCATGACCGCGGTAATGGCCGAGATGTATGGCAAGGTCGAAGGCTGCTGTCGCGGGCGGGGCGGTTCGATGCACATTTTCGACCGCGAACGGCAATTCCTGGGCGGGAACGCCATCGTTGCGGGCGGTCTGCCGGTGGCCGTCGGATTGGCGATGGCCCACAAGCAACTGGGCCGGAACGCCATTGCCGTCTGCTTTTTCGGCGATGGGGCCGTTGCCGAGGGCGAATTTCACGAAAGCATGAATCTGGCTTCGCTTTGGGATCTGCCGGTCTTGTTCGTCTGTGAAAACAATCTCTATGCCATGGGGTCGGCGATCGAGCGGGTACAGGCCGAACCGGAGCTTCACAAGAAGGCGGCGGGATACGCCATGGTTGCCGAACGTGTTGACGGCATGGATGTGATCGCCGTCGAAGCGGCGGCCCGACGCGCGGCCGAAACAGTCCGGACGTCCGGAAAACCATATTTCCTGGAATGCCGGACCTATAGATTCCGCGCCCATTCCATGTTCGATCCGGAACTCTATCGAGAAAAGGCCGAGGTCGAGGTCCACCGGCAGCGGGATCCACTGACGGTGTTTCCGGCTTTCATGAAGGAATGCCATCTGGCCAACGACGATGACATCGCCCGCTTTGAGGATGAAGTTGCCCGCGAACTCGATGAAGCCGTGGCCTTCGCCGAAGCCGGCCATTGGGAACCGATTGCGGATCTTGCCCGAGATTTGTACCGGCGGGAGACCTTGTGAATGAACGAACGCCGGATCACCTATCGCGAAGCCCTGCGTGAAGGGCTGCTGGAAGCGCTGCGCACCGATGAACGCGTCTTGCTGATCGGCGAGGATGTCGGACGTTACGGCGGGACTTACGCGGTCAGCAAAGGCTTTTTCGATATGTTCGGAGCCGACCGGATCAGAGACGCCCCGTTGTCGGAATCCGGCTTCGTCGGGGCGGGTATTGGGGCCGCCATCGGCGGGCTGAGACCGATCGTGGAGATCATGACGGTAAACTTCAGCCTTCTGGCGCTGGATCAGATCGTCAACAACGCAGCAACCCTTCTTCATATGTCGGGCGGACAATACAATGTTCCGGTCGTCATCCGGATGACGACCGGCGCCGGCCGGCAATTGGCCGCGCAGCATTCCCACAGTCTGGAAGGATGGTTCGCGCATATTCCGGGGCTGCGCATCGTCACGCCGGCGACACTGGAAGACGCCCGCGGCATGCTCTGGACGGCGTTGGATGACCCGGACCCGGTCCTGATTTTCGAACATGCCATGCTGTTGAACCGGGAAGACGCCATCGATGACGAAGTCGGCGCCGTCGATCTCGACCATGCCGTCATCCGGCGGCCCGGTAGGGATGTTTCGCTGATCACCTATGGTGGCATGCTGTTCAAATGCCTGGATGCGGCGGATATTCTTTTCAACGAGGGTATTGACGCCGAAGTGCTGGATTTGCGTAGCCTGCGGCCACTCGACGAATCCGCCATCATCGCGTCGGTTCGCCGAACCGGCCGGGCTGTCATCGTCGATGAAGGATGGCGAAGCGGCAGTCTTGCCGGTGAGATCAGCGCCCGGCTGATGGAACAGGCCTTCTACGACCTGGCATGCCCGGTGGCGCGGGTTTGCACCGCAGAAATTCCCATTCCCTATCCGACCCATCTCGAACAGGCCGCACTGCCTCAGATCGACGACATCGTCGCCGCCTGTCTGGAGATGTTCCATGACCAGTGAATTCCGTATGCCAACCCTGGGGGCAGATATGGAGGCGGGCACGCTGGTGGAATGGCTGAAAAATCCGGGCGACGCGGTCACCCATGGCGACATCGTAGCCGTGGTGGAAACCCAGAAAGGCGCGATCGAGATCGAGATTTTCGACGACGGCATTCTCGATTCCCTTTTGGTCGCGCCGGGTGAAACGGTCCCCGTCGGAACGCCATTGGCCCGTATCCGACAGGCGGACGAGGCACCCGCAAGCGAACCGGCCCCTGCTCATGCCCCGGCCCCGACCCCAACCCCGACCGTTAACGCAGGTGAAAAGCCCGCCTCACATCCCGCAGAGCCGCCCGCAAAGCCCCGGGAAAAGCCGCCGGAAAAGCCGCCGGAAAAGCCGCCGGAAAAGCCCCAGGCCGTGAGCGAAGATCGCCATCGCATCGATCGCCGGGAAAAGAGGCAACGGCCGAGTTCGGGACCCGTCGTTACGCCAGCGGCACGAATGCTCGCCCAACAGCATGGTTTGGATCCGAAGGAACTGAGGGGCAGCGGGCCGGGTGGGGCCATTCTGAAAGGCGATGTCGAAGCCGCCGTCACGGCCATCACCAAGGAAAGCGGATTAACCGCAACACCGGACACGGGATCAGCTGCTCCCGGCCCCACCGATCGCAAAACGGCCATGCGCCAGGCCATTTCGGCAGCCATGGCGCGGTCCAAGCGCGAGATCCCCCACTACTACCTGTCGACAACGATCGACATGTCGGCTTCGGTGCAGTGGCTAACGTCGGAAAACGATCGCCGCAGCGTGGCCGATCGGCTGTTACCCGCCGCCCTGCTCATGAAAGCGACGGCGCTGGCGCTGAAAAAGTTTCCCGATCTGAATGGGACCTACGGGCCGGAGGGGTTCGTGCCCGGTCAGACAGTGCATCTGGGATGGGCTATTGCGCTCCGTGGCGGCGGACTCATGGCGCCCGGGATCGCGACAGCGGATGAGAAGTCGCTCAGCGAGTTGATGGCGAGCCTTCGTGATCTGGTTCAACGCACACGACAGGGCGGTCTCAGAAGCTCGGAATTGTCTGCGCCGACCATTACCGTCACCAGCCTTGGTGACGTGGGCGTGGAAACCGTCTTCGGCGTTATCTTTCCGCCACAGGTTGCAATCGCCGGTTATGGCTCGATCGTTACCCGCCCCTGGGCAACGGGCGACACGGTCGTGACCCGGCCGACAATAACGGCATCGCTCTCCGCCGATCACCGCGTCAGCGACGGGCATCTGGGCGCAATGTTCCTCCAGACTGTCGATCGCCTCCTTCAGGAGCCGGAGAAATTATGAACACCGACACCAAAGCCACCGTTATGGATATCATCGCCGCTATCGCTCCCGATGCCGATCTCAATGAATTGGCGGGAGACCAGGATTTGCGTGAAGCCCTCGATATCGACTCGATGGACCATCTGAACATCATCATCGCCATCCACGACAGATTCGGTATCGAGATTCCAGAGCGTGATTACGGTAAACTCGTCACGGTCGATCAGCTTCTGACTTACATCGAAAGCAAACGCGCCAACTGAACGCAGCAAGCCCGCATCGGGGATGACATGCTGGACTTTCGCAACGAATTTGGGCCCCCACGCATGAGCGCCGTGGTCATGTCGTGCGACCGTCTCTGCCTCCCGTAACCCGGACGATCCGGCCATCCTCCAGGGTCAGAATATGGTCCGCCCCTTCGAGGATGCGATTGTCATGCGTCACGAGCAAGGTCGCAGTGCCCCGCTCAGCGCCAAGGCGCTTGAGCAGATCGACCACATTGGCGGCGCTGTCCTTGTCGAGCGCAGCCGTCGGCTCATCGGCCAGAACCATGGTGGGGTTGCCGACCAGCGCACGCGCTACCGCGACGCGCTGCTTCTGCCCGCCGGACAGGTTGGCGGGCCGATAGTCGAGCCTGTCGGAGAGACCAACCAGGGCGAGCGCCCGGGCCGCCGCCCGCTGCGCCAGCTCGTCCGGCACACCGGGACGGACCTGCACCCCCATGATGACGTTCTGCAACGCCGTCAGACTTTCATGCAGGTTGTGGGACTGAAAGATGAAGCCGAGCTTTTGTCGAAGCGAAATCAGTTCCGCTTCGCCCGCGCCGTTCAGTTCGTGCCCCATCAACCGCACCGACCCGTCCTGCACCGAGCGCAGGCAGCCGATCAGTGTCAGCAACGTGGTTTTCCCTGATCCGGATGGCCCCATCAGCGCGGTAAAGCTTCCGCGTTGCAGCGTCAGGTTGACGTCGAAAAGGGCCTGCTTGCGCGCATCGCCCGTGCCGAACCAGTGGTTCAGCCCGCGCGCCTCGACGATCATTTCACTGGGCAAGGCTTCCTCGCTCAAAACAAGTCAGCCGGGTCAGCCGCCGCGAGCCGTCGCGTGGCGATGACGCCGGAGAGGACCGAAAACACCACCGTCCCGACAAAGACCGTGACGGCCATGCCCGGCGTCATTGCCAGCGGCAGGGTCGTGACGTTGGCCATCAGTGTCAGGATCGCCGTTCCTACCGCCAGTCCGGGCAGAAAGCCCAGCAGGCCCAGCACTATCGCCTCTTCAACGACAATTCCCAGGAAGAAGCGCGGACCGTACCCCATCGCCTTGAACGTGGCGTATTCGCGCAGGTGGTCAGCCACATCGGCGGACAGAACCTGATAGACGATCACCAGCCCCACCAGCACGCCAATAAGAACGCCAAAGCCGAAGATCACGCCGGTGGGGCGCTGCGTCTGCTGATAGCGCAGATCCTCCTGCGCGGCCTCGGCGTAGCTGCGGATGCGCAGGGTCTTGTCGGAAATCAGGCCGCGCAGTCGATCCGCCACGACCGCAACATCGGCGCCGGGGCGAACGCGCAGCAGGATATGATCCGGCGCGGCGGAAACGCGGGACGCGAACAGGGATAGAAACGTCTGGTCGGAGACGAACATGAAGCCATCCCCGCCGAAACCGCCGCCACCGGCGAACGTGGTCGGCGCTGTCACCGTGCGCCCTTGCGTCTCGAAGGTCAGCGGCGTCTGCGGTCGGATCGCGGCGGCGTCATCCCGCGACAGGCCCCGCGCCAGCCGATCGACGATGGCGACGTCCTGAACCTGCAAATGCCCGATGTCGGCAGCGATTTCCGGTGCAATGAAATCCACCTGGCCCGGATCGACGCCAAAAGTCGTCAGAGCAATATCGAATCCGTCCCGGTCCCACGACGCGTTGCCGACGAACAGCCCCATACCGGCTGTCACGTCGCTGTCGGCAAAGGCCTGCAACATCCATTGCCGCGCGACATTGCCACCTTCCGCCAGCGCGTTCGCATCCGCTGCGGAAATCATGATATCGGCGTTGAAAAACTCGTAGGGGCGCAGCGTCGCGGTTGCCATTGAATTCATGATGCCGAGCTGGACGAAAACCAGCACATTGGCGAAGGCCACGCCCGCCAGCGCGGCCATGAACCGCCCGCGCTTGTGGGTCAGTTGCAGCCAGCCGATCGGCAGGCGGCGGAAGATCACCTGCAACAGACGGCTCATCGCGTGATCCGCTCCGGCGCGCCGGTGTCGATCCGGGCGACGGCCTCAAGCCCCACATAACGCGCTGCAAGGTTCGAGGACTCCGCATCGAGCGCGACCAGAACCCGGATGACCCGTGCGTCGGAGTTGGCGGCCGCGTCGTCTGAGATCAGGCCCTGCCGTCCCACCGTCAGCCCGATGCTCTCCACCGTGCCGCGGAGGCCGTGCGCCAGAGCCCTGGCCGCCAGTTCAACCGGCTGGCCGACAGCCACCGCGCTGACCCGATCCTGCCATATTTCGACCTCGGCCATCATGGTGTCGGTGTCGCCCATCTCCATTATCCCTTCGGCGGATGGCCGCTGTCCCGGCGTGACGTGGATATCCAGGATCGTGCCATCAATGGGCGCGCGCACCTCGGACCGGTCCAGATCCATGCGCGCCCGGGCCAGTTCCGCCTCGGCGGCGGAGACGTTGCGGGAGGCAACGACGACGTCGGGCTGATCTTCGAGCCGTGCTCCGGCGGCAAAACGTTCAAGCGTCGCCTCGGTCCGCTGTACGGCAAGATTGGCTTCCTCCGCTGCCGCTCGGACGGCATCCAGCGTGGCGATGCTGGTTGCGCCGCGCCCGGCCAGATCTTCGGTTCGGGCGAGAGTGGTCGCGGCCTCACGGGCGGCGGCGCGGGCCTGATCGAGCGTGGCCTGCGCTTCGGCCCTGCTGGCCGTTACGGCGCTGCGGGTCTGTTCCAGCGTCGCCTGCCGCACGGCAAGATTGGCCTCCGCCGTCAGCACCGCGCCTTCCAGCGCCTGCCGATTGTCCAGCAGCGCGACCGTCGTGCCGCGCGCCACGCCGTCCCCCACCGAAACGAGAATCTCGGCCACCCGCGCATCGCTGGCGCCATAGGGGGCGGCAACGGTGGCGACGTCGCCGCGCGGCATCAGGCGTGCGAGCCCCACCACATCCGACGGCAGCAGGGTTTCGGCCATCTGCTCCGGCACCTCGATCTCCGGCGGCAACGCGATCGGGTTGATCGTCCCTCCGCCGGGGTGCAGACCGGTCAGCGCATAGAACGTCTGCAGTGCCGGTGGCTGGAAATACATCCCGATCACCGCGCCGGAAAACATGAATACCGGGATCAGCAGAACCAGCAGATAACGCTTGCGGAACCAGCGCCGCCCTGGCGACCGGGGCCGGGGTCCCGTTCGGGGGCCGGATGCGTCCTGCCGATCGAGATCAAGCGGCAGTGTCTTGTCACCTGTCTCTGTCATCCCTGGTCCCGTTGGTCTGCTAAGACCGCATGACGGCCTGGCCATACGACTCGGCTGGTTGAAAAAGGCAAACGACGTCGAGGGTCTACGATGACGTCGAGGGTCTACGATTATGTCCGCAAGGAAAAGAACCAAGATCGCACCGAAAGCCAATCTGCCAGGCGTCGCCCGGTTCGAGCGAGAGACAAGGCAGGAACGGTTGCGCCGCCGCATTGACGGATCAGGGAAAGAGGCTCCCGGTCTTTGGGTTGACCCTGCGGTGAGCAGTTTTGTGCGGCTTCGATACGGTCGATGCCTTGCGGCCGCCGCGCCTGACATGCGCGCGCAGCGAGGCCCGCTGATAGCTGCCGGTTACCGAGTCCGGAAACAGTGGCAGCAGGACAGCCGTTGCAGCGCCGACCAGCAGTCCGGCCCAGATCGGCACACGCGGCGGCTGGCCCTGACGGTTGCCAATAAAAAGTACGGCGAAACTTGCCCATGCCCCGATAAAAAGCTGTCCCGAAGTGATGACCGGCAGGTCGGGCAGCCAGGGCATGGTGCGCCATGCGTCGCTCAGGAAAACAAGCACCGGCGGGGTGACATAGGCCCCCCGGAACGCCGGTCAGGATTACGTTGAACGCCGACAGTCTCGGCTTGGGGGCACGCGCCCGCAGCATGATCGCGGCCAGGGACGTCAGGATGCCAACGAACACAGCGCCGGAAAGCAGCTCCGGCATGGATCGCCCTCGATCGCCGGACGCGACGCTGCGCCCAACCTGAGATTAGAGGTGGTTCGGTTTGTTTGAACAGGTTCTGTACTGCCGTTAAGTGGATTCCTGCCTCGGTTAAGCCGCCATCGGGGTTGATGGCAGCGCATTGAAAT
This Fodinicurvata sp. EGI_FJ10296 DNA region includes the following protein-coding sequences:
- the dcd gene encoding dCTP deaminase, which produces MTIMSDIWIREKAAETGMITPFVEKQNRDGVISYGLSSYGYDARVQDEFLIFTNVDNDVVDPKAFSETSFVRRKTKTCVIPPNSFVLASTVEYFRVPDDVLVICVGKSTYARCGIIVNVTPLEPGWEGHVTLEFSNTTPLPARIYADEGACQFLFLMGDQPCETSYANRQGKYMGQRGVTLPRL
- a CDS encoding glucose 1-dehydrogenase, with product MGRVSGKVAMVTGAALGLGRAAALMLAREGATIIASDIQVEEGKAVVKAITDEGGKAYFVEHDVATEEGWDAALSQALAMAGKLDVLVNNAGVALSGSVEETTLEDWRRLMSINLDGVFLGTKHAIAAMKTSGGGSIINLSSIEGLVGDPNLAAYNASKGGVRIFTKSAALHCGKAGYNIRVNSVHPGYIWTPMVENFLKSQGDVEEGRRYLNSLHPIGHIGEPDDIANAILYLASDESKFVTGSELVVDGGYTAQ
- the acsA gene encoding acetate--CoA ligase encodes the protein MEYPPIVKSLRPGEVEPNLRHYEESCETFDWDAARDMLDGLPDERGLNIAHEAVDRHANGELAERIAMRWLGKDGERRDITYAELRDQTNRFANVLATLGVGKGDRVFVLAGRIPELYIAALGCLKAGCVFCPLFSAFGPEPIKARMTIGDGKVLVTTAALYRRKVAGIRPELPSLKHVIVAGGDTPENTLAFGELMEAASPAFTIPPTDPEDPALLHFTSGTTGRPKGAAHVHQAVVMHHITGRLALDLHDRDVFWCTADPGWVTGTSYGIIAPLTNGVTMIVDEAEFDADRWYRILQDQAVTVWYTAPTAIRMLMKVGVEAMRNADLSRLRFMCSVGEPLNPEAVVWSVKAFGMPFHDNWWQTETGGIMIANYADMDVRPGSMGKPLPGIQAGVVRRNDDGTITEITDPGVEGELALRAGWPSMFRAYLNEEERYRKCFADGWYLSGDLARRDSDGYYWFVGRSDDVIKSAGHLIGPFEVESVLMEHPAVAEAAVIGKPDPVAMETVKAFVSLKPGYKPDEALRRDLMGHARKRLGPAVSPREIDFVASVPKTRSGKIMRRLLKARELGLPEGDTSTLEDS
- the pdhA gene encoding pyruvate dehydrogenase (acetyl-transferring) E1 component subunit alpha; this translates as MSEKIHLDHDHAHHLMKAMLRIRRFEEKCAELYSGGKIRGFLHLYIGEEAVAVGVMEAIGPQDTVVATYREHGQALARGVPMTAVMAEMYGKVEGCCRGRGGSMHIFDRERQFLGGNAIVAGGLPVAVGLAMAHKQLGRNAIAVCFFGDGAVAEGEFHESMNLASLWDLPVLFVCENNLYAMGSAIERVQAEPELHKKAAGYAMVAERVDGMDVIAVEAAARRAAETVRTSGKPYFLECRTYRFRAHSMFDPELYREKAEVEVHRQRDPLTVFPAFMKECHLANDDDIARFEDEVARELDEAVAFAEAGHWEPIADLARDLYRRETL
- a CDS encoding alpha-ketoacid dehydrogenase subunit beta, with amino-acid sequence MNERRITYREALREGLLEALRTDERVLLIGEDVGRYGGTYAVSKGFFDMFGADRIRDAPLSESGFVGAGIGAAIGGLRPIVEIMTVNFSLLALDQIVNNAATLLHMSGGQYNVPVVIRMTTGAGRQLAAQHSHSLEGWFAHIPGLRIVTPATLEDARGMLWTALDDPDPVLIFEHAMLLNREDAIDDEVGAVDLDHAVIRRPGRDVSLITYGGMLFKCLDAADILFNEGIDAEVLDLRSLRPLDESAIIASVRRTGRAVIVDEGWRSGSLAGEISARLMEQAFYDLACPVARVCTAEIPIPYPTHLEQAALPQIDDIVAACLEMFHDQ
- a CDS encoding dihydrolipoamide acetyltransferase family protein; its protein translation is MTSEFRMPTLGADMEAGTLVEWLKNPGDAVTHGDIVAVVETQKGAIEIEIFDDGILDSLLVAPGETVPVGTPLARIRQADEAPASEPAPAHAPAPTPTPTVNAGEKPASHPAEPPAKPREKPPEKPPEKPPEKPQAVSEDRHRIDRREKRQRPSSGPVVTPAARMLAQQHGLDPKELRGSGPGGAILKGDVEAAVTAITKESGLTATPDTGSAAPGPTDRKTAMRQAISAAMARSKREIPHYYLSTTIDMSASVQWLTSENDRRSVADRLLPAALLMKATALALKKFPDLNGTYGPEGFVPGQTVHLGWAIALRGGGLMAPGIATADEKSLSELMASLRDLVQRTRQGGLRSSELSAPTITVTSLGDVGVETVFGVIFPPQVAIAGYGSIVTRPWATGDTVVTRPTITASLSADHRVSDGHLGAMFLQTVDRLLQEPEKL
- a CDS encoding acyl carrier protein, which encodes MNTDTKATVMDIIAAIAPDADLNELAGDQDLREALDIDSMDHLNIIIAIHDRFGIEIPERDYGKLVTVDQLLTYIESKRAN
- a CDS encoding ATP-binding cassette domain-containing protein, whose translation is MPSEMIVEARGLNHWFGTGDARKQALFDVNLTLQRGSFTALMGPSGSGKTTLLTLIGCLRSVQDGSVRLMGHELNGAGEAELISLRQKLGFIFQSHNLHESLTALQNVIMGVQVRPGVPDELAQRAAARALALVGLSDRLDYRPANLSGGQKQRVAVARALVGNPTMVLADEPTAALDKDSAANVVDLLKRLGAERGTATLLVTHDNRILEGADHILTLEDGRIVRVTGGRDGRTT
- a CDS encoding FtsX-like permease family protein, translated to MSRLLQVIFRRLPIGWLQLTHKRGRFMAALAGVAFANVLVFVQLGIMNSMATATLRPYEFFNADIMISAADANALAEGGNVARQWMLQAFADSDVTAGMGLFVGNASWDRDGFDIALTTFGVDPGQVDFIAPEIAADIGHLQVQDVAIVDRLARGLSRDDAAAIRPQTPLTFETQGRTVTAPTTFAGGGGFGGDGFMFVSDQTFLSLFASRVSAAPDHILLRVRPGADVAVVADRLRGLISDKTLRIRSYAEAAQEDLRYQQTQRPTGVIFGFGVLIGVLVGLVIVYQVLSADVADHLREYATFKAMGYGPRFFLGIVVEEAIVLGLLGFLPGLAVGTAILTLMANVTTLPLAMTPGMAVTVFVGTVVFSVLSGVIATRRLAAADPADLF